From the genome of Hypanus sabinus isolate sHypSab1 unplaced genomic scaffold, sHypSab1.hap1 scaffold_318, whole genome shotgun sequence, one region includes:
- the LOC132388410 gene encoding solute carrier family 35 member G3-like, whose protein sequence is MQQTVEHQKGRRAPAATRCGSGSCLSDSGRGLVVALFGGGVPAGFVAPFARIAHQASRMPSLEILLFRCLLHVGLAFTMKCQGLPLFGPRSAWRPIFAHAVVNVLSVGCAYSSFMLIPAGSATTVRKGTSTLCSALMSAALGTQRLSCWDWLGLLGSTAGLSLIVAPDLAGLRRGKLLAELLGYVLAVLGGLALSVALFLFRALSHPAKLLTAAFTFGVVGSLLCAPLVPLLQEPVVTTDPLTWSCVVGLTLLALVSFFCANYAVTKAHPALVCALLHSEVVVTMTVQYFVLNEPVDAYDLGGAGVIIGSIAVLTAHNIVQDREEGSAKQGH, encoded by the coding sequence ATGCAGCAGACGGTAGAGCATCAGAAGGGGCGGCGAGCACCGGCGGCCACCCGGTGTGGGTCGGGCAGCTGCTTGTCGGACAGCGGCCGAGGTCTGGTGGTGGCCCTATTTGGAGGCGGAGTGCCCGCCGGTTTTGTGGCGCCGTTTGCCCGCATCGCCCACCAGGCATCGCGGATGCCCTCGCTGGAGATCCTGCTCTTCCGCTGCCTCCTTCATGTAGGGCTGGCTTTCACCATGAAGTGCCAGGGGCTGCCGCTGTTCGGGCCCCGATCTGCCTGGAGACCTATCTTCGCGCACGCCGTGGTCAACGTGCTGTCGGTGGGCTGCGCCTACAGCTCGTTCATGTTGATCCCAGCCGGGAGCGCCACCACCGTGCGGAAAGGCACCTCGACGCTCTGCTCCGCGCTGATGAGCGCGGCCCTCGGCACGCAACGCCTCAGCTGCTGGGACTGGCTGGGCCTGCTGGGCAGCACGGCCGGCCTCTCGCTCATCGTGGCCCCTGACCTGGCAGGACTGAGGAGGGGCAAGCTCCTCGCCGAGCTACTGGGCTACGTGCTGGCCGTGCTGGGGGGTCTGGCGCTCTCAGTGGCCCTGTTCCTGTTCCGCGCTCTTTCGCACCCAGCCAAACTGCTGACGGCCGCCTTCACCTTCGGTGTTGTGGGCAGCTTGCTGTGCGCACCATTGGTCCCCCTGCTCCAGGAGCCCGTGGTCACCACCGACCCACTCACCTGGAGCTGCGTGGTCGGCCTCACCCTCCTGGCCCTGGTCTCCTTCTTCTGCGCCAATTACGCCGTCACCAAGGCACACCCGGCCCTGGTCTGTGCCCTACTCCACTCTGAGGTGGTGGTCACCATGACCGTCCAGTATTTCGTGCTCAACGAACCCGTTGACGCCTATGATCTCGGCGGCGCTGGCGTTATCATCGGCAGCATCGCTGTGCTGACCGCTCACAACATTGTACAGGACAGGGAGGAGGGCTCAGCAAAGCAAGGGCATTAA